A window of Proteus columbae contains these coding sequences:
- a CDS encoding phosphoenolpyruvate hydrolase family protein has product MTHSRETLLKKFNEMIARHEPIIGGGAGTGLSAKCEEAGGIDLIVIYNSGRYRMAGRGSLAGLLAYGNANEIVMDMAKEVLPVVKHTPVLAGVNGTDPFCNFDKFLDEVKATGFAGVQNFPTVGLIDGNFRANLEETGMGYGLEVDMIRKAHEKGLLTTPYVFSREDAIAMAEAGADIIVPHMGLTTGGNIGAETALTLADCVPLINDWAKAAKAVRSDVIVLCHGGPIATPEDAQYILDNCPDCHGFYGASSMERLPTEVALTATTKEFKSIKR; this is encoded by the coding sequence ATGACTCATTCACGTGAAACGTTACTAAAAAAATTCAATGAAATGATTGCACGCCATGAGCCAATTATTGGCGGTGGTGCAGGTACAGGGCTTTCAGCTAAGTGTGAAGAAGCAGGTGGTATTGACCTTATCGTTATTTATAACTCTGGTCGTTATCGTATGGCTGGCCGTGGTTCTTTAGCGGGTTTATTAGCTTATGGTAACGCCAATGAAATCGTTATGGATATGGCAAAAGAAGTATTACCTGTTGTTAAACATACACCTGTACTTGCTGGCGTTAATGGTACAGATCCTTTCTGTAACTTTGATAAATTCTTAGATGAAGTTAAAGCAACAGGCTTTGCTGGTGTACAGAATTTCCCAACGGTAGGTCTGATTGATGGTAATTTCCGCGCTAATTTAGAAGAAACAGGTATGGGTTATGGCCTTGAAGTAGATATGATCCGCAAGGCCCACGAAAAAGGTTTATTAACCACACCTTATGTCTTTAGTCGTGAAGACGCGATTGCAATGGCTGAGGCTGGTGCAGATATTATTGTGCCTCATATGGGATTAACAACTGGCGGTAATATTGGTGCTGAAACAGCATTAACCTTAGCGGACTGTGTTCCTTTAATTAATGACTGGGCAAAAGCGGCAAAAGCTGTACGTTCTGATGTCATTGTGCTTTGTCATGGTGGCCCAATTGCAACACCAGAAGATGCACAATATATCTTAGATAATTGCCCTGATTGCCACGGCTTCTATGGTGCAAGTTCAATGGAACGCTTACCAACAGAAGTGGCATTAACCGCAACGACCAAAGAATTTAAAAGCATTAAACGCTAA
- a CDS encoding TetR/AcrR family transcriptional regulator, with protein MSDNDETDAMSGTRKRTHQLLVTTALGLFEQGMLPTVSELAAHAGVSRATAYRYFPTQSDLISATVDASLAPIIAWKPTPEDNTQQRITELLNLAYPQMFKHEGALRGALQVSLQQWAKERQSSEYAEKRFIRGHRKEILLKVIEPLKAHYPEEMWDKVIKSFSLIYGSEVFLVMKDIWKMDDQQVIDMTQWMAKAILNQAKSDYPADND; from the coding sequence ATGAGTGACAATGACGAAACGGATGCTATGTCCGGTACACGAAAAAGAACCCATCAATTATTGGTGACAACAGCATTGGGACTTTTTGAGCAAGGAATGTTACCGACAGTGTCGGAATTAGCGGCACATGCAGGTGTTTCGAGAGCAACCGCATATCGTTATTTTCCAACACAAAGTGATTTAATTAGTGCCACTGTTGATGCAAGTTTAGCACCGATCATTGCATGGAAGCCCACTCCTGAAGATAATACGCAACAGCGCATTACTGAATTGCTCAATCTTGCCTATCCTCAAATGTTTAAACATGAAGGTGCACTGCGTGGTGCATTACAAGTCTCATTACAGCAGTGGGCAAAAGAAAGGCAATCAAGTGAATATGCAGAAAAACGATTTATTCGCGGTCACCGTAAAGAGATTCTACTCAAAGTTATTGAGCCATTAAAAGCACACTATCCTGAAGAAATGTGGGATAAGGTGATTAAATCTTTCTCTTTAATTTATGGGTCTGAAGTCTTTTTGGTAATGAAAGATATCTGGAAAATGGATGATCAACAGGTCATTGATATGACTCAATGGATGGCAAAAGCTATTCTAAATCAGGCAAAATCTGATTATCCTGCAGATAACGATTAA
- a CDS encoding helix-turn-helix transcriptional regulator gives MSHKTEDQEWLVEQLQFIAQGIGKTLSPFCEVVLHDLTDSENTIMVIENNLSGRKVGDRATELGMARIESSDFPQIVANYPNQFPDGRTAKSTSIGIKDKQGNYVAALCLNIDISMIKGLQMVLNQFATLEEGNDIIETFSSVTEDSLKKRIDEFSATYSVTPRALKPHQRRELLLCLQDEGYLSLRKAMEITAQYLGVSRATVYNDLKE, from the coding sequence ATGTCACACAAAACAGAAGACCAAGAGTGGCTGGTAGAACAACTACAATTTATTGCACAAGGCATTGGTAAAACATTATCGCCTTTTTGTGAAGTTGTACTTCATGATCTAACCGATAGTGAAAATACCATTATGGTCATTGAAAATAATCTATCAGGTAGAAAAGTAGGGGATAGAGCAACTGAGCTAGGAATGGCACGTATTGAATCGTCAGATTTCCCTCAGATTGTGGCGAATTACCCCAATCAATTTCCGGATGGAAGAACGGCAAAAAGTACGTCTATCGGTATTAAAGACAAACAGGGCAATTATGTTGCAGCGTTATGTTTAAATATTGATATTTCAATGATCAAAGGATTACAAATGGTACTTAACCAATTTGCAACCCTTGAAGAAGGTAATGACATTATTGAAACCTTTAGTTCAGTGACGGAAGATTCGCTAAAAAAACGTATTGATGAGTTTTCTGCGACTTATTCAGTCACACCAAGAGCATTAAAACCGCATCAACGGCGCGAGTTGTTACTCTGTTTACAAGATGAAGGTTATCTTTCGCTGCGTAAGGCGATGGAAATTACTGCCCAATACCTTGGTGTTTCAAGAGCAACGGTGTATAACGATTTAAAAGAATGA
- a CDS encoding Tm-1-like ATP-binding domain-containing protein has protein sequence MKQYSGSIYIATTLDTKSAEIFYVSDLIKKAGLPVKTVDLTTKPTTLAKEADVTAAEIASFHPNGKDAVFCGDRGKAIEAMSIAFEHYLTHQDDVLAILGLGGSGGTALITPAMQSLPIGVPKLMVSTMASGDISGYIGASDISMMYSVTDVSGLNRISRKVLRNAANQIAGAVYFYQEEHVVDKPAVALTMFGVTTPCVQQLTQKLENNYDCLVFHATGSGGKAMEKLADSHLLHSVLDLTTTEVCDYLFDGVLACDEDRFGAIARTKTPYIGSCGALDMVNFGRPSSVPEKYKGRQFYHHNAQVTLMRTTPEENRQLGIWIAEKLNQCEGPLRFVLPQGGFSALDIEGAPFWDPQANQAFFDAFITTFKETETRQLVISPYHINSAEFTQQIYDLHQELIC, from the coding sequence ATGAAACAGTATTCTGGCTCTATTTATATTGCCACAACGCTTGATACTAAAAGTGCTGAGATTTTTTATGTCAGTGATTTAATTAAAAAAGCAGGCCTTCCTGTTAAAACCGTCGATTTGACAACTAAACCCACGACACTCGCCAAAGAAGCTGATGTCACCGCAGCAGAAATCGCAAGTTTTCATCCTAATGGTAAAGACGCGGTTTTCTGTGGCGATAGAGGTAAAGCCATAGAAGCGATGTCTATCGCATTTGAACACTATTTAACTCACCAAGATGATGTCTTAGCCATTCTTGGACTAGGCGGATCAGGGGGAACGGCACTGATTACACCAGCAATGCAATCTTTGCCAATTGGTGTACCTAAATTGATGGTATCGACGATGGCGTCTGGCGATATTTCAGGCTATATCGGTGCAAGTGATATCTCAATGATGTACTCCGTCACAGATGTATCCGGCTTAAATCGCATTTCTCGCAAAGTCCTAAGAAATGCGGCGAACCAAATAGCTGGCGCTGTCTATTTTTACCAGGAAGAACATGTTGTTGATAAACCGGCTGTCGCATTAACAATGTTTGGTGTAACTACGCCTTGTGTACAACAACTTACACAAAAACTTGAAAATAATTATGACTGCCTTGTTTTTCACGCAACAGGAAGTGGCGGTAAAGCCATGGAAAAACTGGCAGACAGTCACCTACTTCATAGCGTGCTCGATCTTACAACAACAGAAGTGTGTGATTACTTGTTTGACGGTGTACTTGCTTGTGATGAAGACCGTTTTGGTGCAATCGCCCGTACCAAAACCCCTTATATAGGTTCTTGTGGCGCATTAGATATGGTGAACTTTGGTCGCCCATCGAGTGTTCCTGAGAAATATAAAGGGCGTCAATTTTATCATCACAATGCGCAAGTCACCTTGATGCGTACAACACCAGAGGAAAACCGTCAATTAGGTATCTGGATCGCTGAGAAACTCAATCAGTGTGAAGGTCCATTGCGGTTTGTATTACCACAGGGCGGTTTTTCAGCTCTGGATATTGAAGGAGCCCCTTTCTGGGATCCTCAAGCGAACCAAGCTTTTTTTGATGCATTTATAACAACATTTAAAGAGACAGAGACTCGTCAGTTAGTCATCAGTCCTTATCACATAAACTCTGCTGAGTTTACTCAGCAAATTTATGATTTACACCAGGAACTTATTTGTTAA
- a CDS encoding diaminopimelate dehydrogenase: protein MNTKIKVAIVGYGNIGRFALEAVQAAQDFELMGVVRRDINNVPEELQNITVTNDIKTLGNVDVALLCSPTRAIKELAKSILSLGINTVDSFDVHSEIVSLKTELDEVAKKHDRVAVISAGWDPGSDSIIRTLMLAMAPKGITYTNFGPGMSMGHSVAAKAIDGVKDALSMTIPLGTGVHRRMVYVELEAGANFNQVEQAIKADSYFSSDETHIKQVDCVDSLKDVGHGVQMSHKGVSGKTHNQLFEYSMRINNPALTSQFMVSAARASMKQRAGAYTVIEIPPVDFLAGDLNTLIAKLV, encoded by the coding sequence ATGAATACTAAAATAAAAGTGGCCATTGTCGGTTATGGAAATATTGGTCGATTTGCATTAGAAGCGGTTCAAGCTGCTCAAGATTTTGAATTAATGGGTGTTGTTCGTCGAGATATTAATAATGTTCCAGAAGAACTGCAAAATATTACCGTGACTAACGATATTAAAACATTAGGTAATGTTGATGTTGCTCTCTTATGTTCACCGACTCGTGCAATTAAAGAATTAGCTAAATCTATTTTAAGCTTAGGCATTAATACAGTAGATAGTTTTGATGTTCACAGTGAAATTGTGTCATTAAAAACAGAGTTAGATGAAGTCGCAAAAAAACATGACCGTGTCGCTGTTATTTCAGCAGGTTGGGATCCGGGGTCTGATTCTATTATTCGTACGCTAATGTTAGCTATGGCACCAAAAGGGATCACTTATACTAACTTTGGCCCTGGTATGAGCATGGGGCATAGCGTAGCTGCTAAAGCAATTGATGGTGTAAAAGATGCACTTTCAATGACTATTCCATTAGGAACTGGCGTTCATCGTCGTATGGTTTATGTGGAATTAGAAGCAGGAGCAAATTTTAATCAAGTAGAGCAAGCCATTAAAGCAGATAGCTATTTTTCTTCTGATGAAACTCATATTAAGCAAGTCGATTGTGTTGATAGCTTAAAAGATGTGGGACATGGTGTACAAATGTCTCATAAAGGGGTTTCGGGTAAAACACATAATCAATTATTTGAATATTCAATGCGTATTAACAATCCTGCATTGACGTCTCAATTTATGGTATCTGCTGCAAGAGCAAGTATGAAACAACGTGCAGGTGCTTATACGGTTATTGAAATTCCACCAGTTGATTTCTTAGCGGGGGATTTAAATACATTAATCGCAAAACTTGTCTAA